The Pantoea phytobeneficialis genome has a segment encoding these proteins:
- the ulaD gene encoding 3-keto-L-gulonate-6-phosphate decarboxylase UlaD produces the protein MSLPLLQLALDHTDLDAALSTAQQLHQEVDIIEAGTILCFSAGIEAVRRLRQQHPAKTLVADFKVADAGATLARMAFDAGANWMTVICAAPLATFATALDVARSYQGDIQIELFGHWTLEDARQWRSLGLTQAIYHRGRDAQASGQQWSQQDLAAMQALSDMGFALSITGGITPEELPQFRNIDVKAFIAGRALSDSVTGIATANQFHQAIANIWGTA, from the coding sequence ATGAGCCTTCCTTTGCTCCAGCTGGCGCTGGACCACACCGACCTCGATGCCGCGCTGAGTACCGCGCAGCAACTCCATCAGGAGGTCGACATCATCGAGGCAGGCACCATTTTGTGTTTCAGCGCCGGGATTGAAGCGGTACGCCGCCTGCGTCAGCAGCATCCGGCGAAAACCCTGGTGGCCGATTTTAAAGTCGCCGATGCCGGTGCCACCCTGGCCAGGATGGCGTTTGACGCCGGAGCCAACTGGATGACGGTGATCTGCGCTGCGCCGCTGGCGACCTTTGCCACCGCACTGGACGTGGCGCGCAGCTATCAGGGCGATATCCAGATCGAGCTGTTTGGTCACTGGACACTGGAAGATGCCCGCCAGTGGCGCAGCCTGGGTCTGACGCAGGCCATCTACCATCGCGGACGTGATGCACAGGCCAGCGGTCAACAGTGGAGCCAGCAGGATCTGGCGGCGATGCAGGCGCTATCCGATATGGGGTTTGCCCTGTCGATCACCGGCGGTATCACCCCGGAAGAACTGCCGCAGTTCCGCAATATCGACGTCAAGGCATTTATCGCCGGACGCGCATTGAGTGACAGTGTCACCGGCATTGCCACCGCTAACCAATTTCATCAGGCCATTGCCAACATCTGGGGAACCGCATGA
- a CDS encoding L-ribulose-5-phosphate 3-epimerase — MKRQHPLGIYEKALPAHLTWPERLALAKACGFDFVEMSVDETDERLSRLDWSKEQRLSLVNAMIETGVSIPSMCLSGHRRFPFGSHDAQTRQRADDLMDRAIQLAKDVGIRTIQLAGYDVYYEPHDEGTVARFAAGLSRAVERAAAAQVMLAVEIMDTEFINAISKWKVWEQQQASPWFSVYPDVGNLSAWGNDVAAELTLGIDRIAAIHLKDTQPVTASSPGQFRDVPFGQGCVDFVSVFRTLKQLNYRGAFLIEMWTEKAEEPVAEIVQARRWIEQKMQEGGLL, encoded by the coding sequence ATGAAACGCCAGCATCCACTGGGAATTTATGAAAAAGCACTGCCGGCCCATCTCACCTGGCCAGAGCGACTGGCCCTGGCGAAAGCCTGTGGCTTCGATTTTGTCGAGATGTCCGTCGATGAGACTGATGAGCGTCTGTCCAGGCTGGACTGGAGTAAAGAACAGCGCCTGTCACTGGTCAACGCGATGATTGAAACCGGCGTCAGCATTCCGTCGATGTGCCTGTCCGGCCATCGCCGCTTTCCGTTCGGTAGCCATGATGCGCAGACACGTCAGCGCGCCGATGACCTGATGGATCGGGCGATTCAACTGGCGAAGGATGTCGGCATTCGCACCATCCAGTTGGCTGGTTATGACGTCTACTACGAACCGCACGATGAAGGCACGGTGGCGCGTTTTGCGGCGGGGTTGTCCCGCGCGGTGGAGCGTGCCGCAGCCGCACAGGTGATGCTGGCGGTGGAGATTATGGACACCGAATTTATCAACGCCATCAGTAAATGGAAGGTGTGGGAGCAGCAACAGGCGTCGCCTTGGTTCTCCGTCTATCCCGACGTTGGCAACCTCAGCGCCTGGGGCAATGACGTTGCCGCCGAACTGACGCTCGGTATTGATCGCATTGCCGCTATCCATCTGAAAGACACCCAACCGGTCACCGCCAGCTCGCCGGGGCAGTTCCGCGATGTGCCTTTTGGTCAGGGCTGCGTCGATTTTGTCAGCGTGTTCCGCACCCTGAAGCAGCTGAATTATCGCGGGGCGTTTCTGATTGAGATGTGGACCGAAAAAGCCGAGGAGCCGGTGGCGGAGATTGTGCAGGCACGGCGCTGGATTGAACAAAAAATGCAGGAAGGGGGATTATTGTGA
- the araD gene encoding L-ribulose-5-phosphate 4-epimerase, translating to MSVLTLKQQVLEANLALPRHHLVTFTWGNVSAIDRASGLVAIKPSGVEYDGMTVEDIVVLELESGRIVEGSKKPSSDTATHLALYRAFADIGGIVHTHSRHATIWSQAGQDLPAWGTTHADYFYGSIPCTRLMTEQEIVNDYEYNTGQVIIETFRNRGISPTAIPAVLVNAHGPFAWGKDADNAVHNAVVLEEIAYMGIFSRQLTPGIKSMQQDLLDKHFLRKHGANAYYGQ from the coding sequence GTGAGCGTATTAACCTTGAAACAACAGGTACTGGAAGCCAACCTGGCGTTGCCGCGCCATCATCTGGTTACCTTTACCTGGGGCAATGTCAGCGCCATCGATCGTGCCAGTGGTCTGGTGGCGATCAAACCCTCCGGCGTGGAGTACGACGGCATGACGGTGGAGGATATCGTGGTGCTGGAGCTGGAAAGCGGGCGTATCGTGGAGGGCAGCAAGAAACCTTCATCGGATACCGCCACCCATTTGGCGCTCTATCGCGCGTTTGCCGACATTGGCGGCATTGTGCATACCCATTCGCGTCATGCCACCATCTGGTCACAGGCCGGGCAGGATTTACCGGCCTGGGGCACCACCCATGCCGATTACTTCTATGGCTCCATCCCCTGTACCCGGCTGATGACCGAGCAGGAGATCGTCAATGACTACGAATACAACACCGGACAGGTGATTATTGAAACCTTCCGCAACCGCGGCATCAGTCCGACGGCGATTCCGGCGGTATTGGTCAATGCCCACGGTCCCTTTGCCTGGGGCAAAGATGCCGACAACGCGGTGCATAACGCCGTGGTGCTGGAAGAGATTGCCTATATGGGAATTTTTTCGCGCCAGCTAACGCCGGGGATCAAAAGCATGCAGCAGGATCTGCTGGATAAACATTTTCTCAGAAAGCACGGCGCAAATGCCTATTATGGGCAGTAA
- a CDS encoding TonB-dependent receptor: MNNKPVLMRGKKFPAPSSLAMMISVCCNFAVHAASAADTTTQVTPAKKVPQENTLTVTATPVNRFNPGGDALVPAYLDGQVANGGRLGILGEQSAMNVPFSIVGYTNKAIQDQQARSVSDVVRNDASVATGYGYGNTQEIYKIRGFELASEDISFGGLYGVLPRQFMPVELADRVDILKGASAFLNGVPPGGTGVGGTINLEPKRAGSEPLTRVSLDYTSKSQVGGALDIARRFGDNDQWGIRVNAVHREGETAVDNQKRRLTLGTIGLDYHGDRFRASLDAGAEKQTVHGARSVVYTSGMTSIPKAPSATTNYGQKWAFTDTSSQFAMLKSEYDLSDNWTLYGGIGGNHTHEYGSYSSPTVNDSNGDATMGQMRVPYFSDGLSSQAGIRGKFDTGFVNHSINFGYSSTWSRIRSSYAMSSASISTNIYDPTYVDEPTDVAYTGGHMDDPRVTSRTFNSGVSLADTMSILDDRVQLITALRRQSVNVTNYDYDGVQSANFSQMKVTPAFGLVLKPWKNISFYANHIEALQAGETASSSYGSGTVVNGGQVTGIETSKQNEVGVKADYGRIAGSIAVFEIRKPVATYRYLGNSSGTDQYEYGNYGEERNRGLELSLFGEPVYGVRLNGSATWMDPELTKTQDGTYDGKDAIGVPRYQLVLGGEWDIPGLQGVTATGRVIRTGSQYADEANTLKVDGWTRLDLGVRYDMQLPKNNIVWRATVENVTNENYWASASDGYLTQGDPRTLKLSMTVDF; this comes from the coding sequence ATGAATAATAAACCTGTTCTTATGCGCGGGAAAAAGTTCCCTGCGCCCAGCAGCCTGGCGATGATGATCAGTGTCTGCTGTAACTTTGCGGTGCACGCTGCATCAGCGGCTGACACCACCACGCAGGTGACTCCGGCGAAAAAAGTTCCACAGGAAAACACCCTTACCGTCACCGCCACCCCGGTTAACCGCTTCAATCCGGGCGGCGACGCGCTGGTGCCGGCGTATCTTGACGGGCAGGTTGCCAACGGTGGACGCCTTGGCATCCTTGGCGAACAAAGTGCCATGAACGTGCCGTTCAGCATCGTGGGTTACACCAATAAAGCCATTCAGGATCAGCAGGCGCGCTCGGTGAGCGATGTGGTGCGCAACGATGCCTCGGTCGCGACCGGTTATGGTTACGGCAACACCCAGGAAATCTATAAAATTCGCGGCTTTGAGCTGGCCAGTGAAGATATCTCATTTGGTGGCCTGTATGGCGTATTGCCACGTCAGTTTATGCCGGTGGAACTGGCCGATCGCGTGGATATTCTGAAAGGCGCGAGCGCGTTCCTTAACGGTGTGCCGCCGGGCGGCACCGGCGTGGGTGGCACCATCAACCTGGAACCGAAACGGGCCGGGAGCGAGCCACTGACCCGCGTCTCCCTTGACTACACCTCGAAATCCCAGGTGGGCGGGGCGCTGGATATTGCCCGTCGCTTTGGCGACAACGATCAATGGGGCATTCGCGTCAACGCGGTGCATCGTGAAGGGGAAACGGCGGTGGATAATCAGAAACGCCGCCTGACGCTGGGCACCATCGGCCTCGATTATCATGGTGATCGCTTCCGAGCCTCACTGGATGCCGGTGCGGAAAAGCAGACGGTGCACGGTGCGCGTTCGGTGGTGTACACCAGCGGTATGACCAGCATTCCCAAAGCGCCGTCGGCCACCACCAACTACGGCCAGAAATGGGCCTTTACCGACACCAGCAGCCAGTTTGCCATGCTAAAAAGCGAATATGATCTCAGCGACAACTGGACGCTGTACGGCGGTATTGGCGGCAACCACACCCATGAATACGGTTCTTACTCCTCACCGACCGTTAATGACAGCAACGGTGATGCCACTATGGGGCAGATGCGCGTGCCGTATTTCTCCGACGGCCTGTCAAGCCAGGCCGGGATTCGCGGCAAGTTTGACACCGGGTTTGTAAACCACAGCATCAACTTTGGTTACTCCAGCACCTGGAGCCGCATCCGCAGCTCGTATGCGATGTCTTCCGCCAGCATCAGCACCAATATCTACGATCCAACCTATGTTGATGAACCAACCGATGTGGCTTATACCGGCGGCCATATGGACGACCCGCGAGTCACCAGCCGCACCTTCAACAGCGGTGTGTCGCTGGCCGATACCATGTCGATACTGGATGATCGCGTGCAGCTGATCACCGCGCTGCGCCGTCAGTCGGTCAACGTTACTAACTACGATTACGATGGCGTGCAGTCGGCCAATTTTAGCCAGATGAAAGTCACTCCAGCATTTGGTCTGGTGTTGAAACCGTGGAAAAACATCTCCTTCTACGCCAACCATATTGAAGCGTTGCAGGCCGGTGAAACCGCCAGCAGCAGCTACGGCAGCGGTACGGTGGTGAACGGTGGTCAGGTCACCGGTATCGAAACCTCCAAACAAAACGAAGTAGGGGTGAAAGCCGATTATGGCCGTATCGCCGGTTCAATCGCCGTGTTCGAGATCCGCAAACCGGTAGCGACCTATCGCTATCTCGGCAACAGCAGCGGCACCGATCAATATGAATACGGTAACTACGGCGAAGAACGTAACCGTGGTCTGGAACTGAGCCTGTTTGGAGAGCCGGTGTACGGCGTGCGCCTGAACGGTAGCGCCACCTGGATGGACCCGGAACTGACCAAAACTCAGGACGGTACCTATGATGGCAAAGACGCGATTGGCGTACCGCGTTATCAGTTGGTGCTGGGCGGGGAATGGGATATTCCGGGCTTGCAGGGCGTGACCGCGACCGGGCGCGTGATCCGCACCGGTTCGCAATATGCTGACGAAGCGAACACCCTGAAAGTGGATGGCTGGACACGTCTGGATCTTGGCGTGCGTTACGATATGCAACTGCCGAAAAACAACATCGTCTGGCGCGCTACGGTGGAGAACGTCACCAACGAAAACTACTGGGCATCTGCCAGCGATGGCTACCTGACGCAGGGCGACCCGCGTACCCTGAAACTGTCGATGACCGTGGATTTTTAA
- the kbaY gene encoding tagatose-bisphosphate aldolase subunit KbaY: MGIISTKYLLLNAQANGYAVPAFNIHNAETIQAILDVCQEMQSPVILAGTPGTFKHIAFQEIFALCQAYSRSYGLPLALHLDHHETLADISNKVHAGVRSAMIDGSHVPFADNVKLTREVVNFCHRHDCSVEAELGRLGGVEDDMAVSDESAFLTDPDEALEFVNQTGVDSLAVAIGTAHGLYTHTPKIDFERLEKIHQRVTIPLVLHGASDVPDDYVRRAIGLGVCKVNVATELKIAFAGAVKNWFGENPQGNDPRYYLRVGMDAMKAVVRDKILVCGSADRLK, translated from the coding sequence ATGGGCATTATCTCCACCAAATATCTGCTGCTGAATGCTCAGGCCAATGGCTATGCCGTGCCCGCGTTCAATATCCACAACGCAGAAACCATTCAGGCGATCCTTGATGTCTGCCAAGAGATGCAATCGCCGGTGATTCTGGCGGGCACGCCGGGAACCTTTAAACATATCGCCTTCCAGGAGATTTTTGCCCTGTGCCAGGCTTACTCGCGCAGTTATGGCCTGCCACTGGCGTTGCATCTTGACCACCATGAAACGCTGGCGGATATCAGCAACAAAGTCCACGCTGGCGTGCGTAGCGCGATGATTGACGGCAGTCATGTCCCCTTTGCCGATAACGTTAAACTGACGCGCGAAGTGGTCAACTTCTGCCATCGTCATGATTGCAGCGTTGAGGCCGAGTTGGGCCGTCTGGGTGGTGTGGAAGATGATATGGCGGTCAGTGACGAAAGCGCGTTTTTGACCGATCCCGACGAAGCGCTGGAATTTGTCAATCAAACCGGCGTTGATAGCCTGGCGGTGGCGATTGGTACCGCGCATGGCCTCTATACTCATACGCCGAAGATTGACTTTGAACGGCTGGAAAAGATCCATCAGCGCGTCACTATCCCACTGGTGTTACACGGTGCCAGCGATGTGCCGGATGATTATGTGCGCCGCGCCATCGGCCTGGGGGTGTGCAAAGTCAATGTGGCAACCGAGCTGAAAATTGCCTTTGCCGGGGCGGTAAAAAACTGGTTCGGCGAGAATCCGCAAGGTAACGATCCCCGTTATTACCTGCGGGTCGGTATGGACGCGATGAAGGCTGTGGTGCGCGATAAGATCCTGGTATGTGGTTCTGCGGATCGACTGAAATAA
- a CDS encoding SIS domain-containing protein, translated as MNETLAANTSGTQTWTEEEIRQQPTSWMTALHHLDNQRAELDDWLNTFYAQPGGKIILTGAGSSAFIGDIIAPCLARQLQANVVAIPTTDLVTNPMDYFHAEQPLLLVSFARSGNSPESVAAVQLANQFVANCRHLIITCNATGDLYHYACEHDNARVRLMPAETHDRGFAMTSSISTMMLSCLAIFAPQLFNSHSFASVAACCEAIIASHGDFSQSAFGDLNWRRVVYLGSGGLQGAARESALKVLELTAGQLAAFYESPVGFRHGPKSLVDDETLVVVFVSSHPYTRQYDLDLLAELHRENIALRVVAISDTPATVMEAGPHLYLPASRTFNDIELAFCFLVYAQIFALTASLKAGITPDTPSASGTVNRVVQGVVIHSWPEVR; from the coding sequence ATGAATGAAACCCTTGCGGCCAACACGTCGGGCACTCAAACCTGGACCGAAGAAGAGATTCGCCAGCAACCGACCAGTTGGATGACCGCCCTGCACCATCTCGACAACCAGCGTGCAGAACTGGATGACTGGCTGAACACCTTCTATGCGCAACCTGGCGGGAAAATTATTCTGACCGGCGCGGGTTCCTCCGCCTTTATCGGCGACATTATCGCGCCTTGCCTGGCACGTCAGTTACAAGCCAACGTGGTGGCCATCCCCACCACCGACCTCGTCACCAACCCGATGGATTACTTTCACGCTGAGCAACCCTTGCTGCTGGTTTCATTTGCCCGTTCCGGCAACAGTCCGGAAAGCGTGGCTGCGGTGCAACTGGCAAATCAGTTTGTGGCGAATTGCCGTCACCTGATTATCACCTGCAACGCGACCGGCGATCTGTATCATTACGCCTGCGAGCATGACAACGCGCGGGTGCGCCTGATGCCCGCAGAGACTCACGATCGTGGTTTTGCCATGACCAGCAGCATCAGCACCATGATGCTGAGTTGTCTGGCGATTTTTGCCCCTCAACTGTTCAACAGCCACAGCTTTGCCAGCGTAGCGGCATGCTGTGAGGCGATCATTGCCAGCCACGGCGATTTCAGCCAGTCGGCGTTTGGCGATCTCAACTGGCGGCGCGTGGTGTATCTCGGTAGCGGCGGCTTGCAGGGAGCAGCGCGCGAGTCTGCCCTCAAAGTGCTGGAGCTCACTGCCGGGCAACTGGCGGCCTTCTACGAATCGCCGGTGGGCTTCCGTCATGGTCCTAAATCATTGGTTGATGATGAAACCCTGGTGGTGGTGTTTGTCTCCAGCCATCCCTATACCCGCCAATACGATCTTGATCTGCTGGCTGAGCTGCATCGGGAAAACATTGCGCTGCGCGTGGTTGCGATTAGCGATACGCCAGCAACGGTCATGGAAGCCGGTCCACATCTCTACCTGCCTGCCTCGCGCACCTTTAACGATATCGAGCTGGCCTTCTGCTTCCTGGTTTACGCACAGATCTTTGCCCTGACCGCATCGCTGAAAGCGGGTATCACCCCGGACACCCCTTCTGCCAGTGGGACGGTGAATCGCGTGGTGCAAGGCGTGGTGATCCATAGCTGGCCGGAGGTACGCTGA
- the nagA gene encoding N-acetylglucosamine-6-phosphate deacetylase gives MEQIIRARRLLCEGGWRDDQQLHIVDGIITVIQPIAVGDSRRDVELLSPAYIDTHVHGGAGVDVMDDDPAVLTTLARHKACEGVGAWLATTVTAPLAEIDAALRRIAVYRHDPRGAQLLGSYLEGPWFTPENRGAHLPEWFRELAVAEIDQLIEAAQGTLRMVALAPEKPDALTAIRHLKARGIRVMLGHSAASYAQTQSALDAGADGLVHCFNGMSGLHHREPGMVGAGLSDSRAWLELIADGHHVHPAVMRVTCQCAAHRIILITDAMRAAGMPDGLYAICGHNVEMRAGVVRSAAGGLAGSTLALDAAVRNMVSYGGVSSEQAIHMASLYPARLLGLSHQLGTLAPGKQANILALDNQLIPQQLWVKGVAVA, from the coding sequence ATGGAACAGATCATTCGCGCGCGGCGGTTGCTGTGTGAAGGTGGCTGGCGCGACGATCAGCAACTCCATATCGTTGATGGCATCATCACCGTCATTCAGCCGATTGCCGTGGGCGATAGCCGACGCGATGTCGAGCTGTTAAGTCCGGCGTATATCGATACCCACGTTCACGGCGGCGCGGGCGTCGATGTGATGGATGACGATCCGGCGGTGCTCACCACCCTGGCACGACACAAAGCGTGTGAAGGTGTGGGGGCATGGCTGGCGACGACGGTCACCGCCCCGCTGGCGGAAATTGACGCGGCGTTACGACGGATTGCCGTTTACCGGCATGATCCCCGGGGTGCACAGTTACTTGGCAGCTACCTCGAGGGGCCGTGGTTTACGCCCGAAAACCGTGGCGCGCATCTGCCTGAGTGGTTTCGCGAGCTGGCGGTGGCCGAAATTGATCAGTTGATCGAGGCCGCGCAAGGCACGCTGCGTATGGTGGCGCTGGCACCGGAAAAACCTGATGCACTGACGGCGATTCGCCACCTGAAAGCGCGGGGTATTCGCGTGATGCTGGGCCACAGTGCCGCCAGTTACGCTCAGACGCAGTCGGCGCTGGATGCCGGTGCCGATGGGCTGGTGCACTGCTTCAACGGTATGAGTGGTTTACACCATCGCGAACCTGGTATGGTCGGAGCCGGGTTGAGTGATTCCCGCGCCTGGCTGGAGTTGATTGCGGATGGTCATCATGTCCATCCGGCGGTAATGCGTGTCACCTGCCAGTGCGCCGCGCACCGCATCATCCTGATAACCGATGCCATGCGCGCCGCGGGCATGCCCGATGGGTTATACGCCATCTGCGGCCACAACGTGGAGATGCGTGCAGGCGTGGTGCGCAGCGCAGCGGGCGGTCTGGCGGGGAGTACACTGGCGCTGGATGCGGCGGTGCGCAATATGGTGAGCTATGGCGGCGTCAGTAGCGAACAGGCGATTCACATGGCAAGCCTGTATCCGGCACGTCTGCTGGGCCTGTCTCACCAGTTGGGCACCCTCGCGCCTGGAAAACAGGCCAATATTCTGGCGCTGGATAATCAATTGATTCCACAGCAGCTCTGGGTAAAAGGCGTTGCGGTTGCCTGA
- the kbaZ gene encoding tagatose-bisphosphate aldolase subunit KbaZ, whose translation MKLLTEIIERHRQGEQNGIFSVCSAHPLVLEAALCFARDHQQPLLVEATSNQVDQTGGYTGMTPADFRDFLWQLADSCQFPREQLILGGDHLGPNRWQKQPAEVAMQHAEVLIAHYVQAGFKKIHLDCSMSCADDPVPLTDAIVAQRAARLAAIAEATCQQHFGCRDLVYVIGTEVPVPGGAHETLTELAVTTPEAAQATLMAHHQAFEQHGLSALWPRIIGLVVQPGVEFDHTHIIDYQPQKAQQLCQWAESAGRPLFEAHSTDYQTPQALRQLVIDHFAILKVGPALTFALREALFALAGIEEELLSAKACSHLRTVLDGVMLDKPDYWHSHYHGDSATRRLARGFSYSDRVRYYWPDAQIAEAFKVLIRNLADTALPLPLISQYLPLQYGKVRQGQLAASPHALLIDHIQDVLQQYHQACQPA comes from the coding sequence GTGAAACTATTAACTGAAATCATCGAACGTCATCGCCAGGGTGAGCAGAACGGAATCTTCTCCGTCTGTTCCGCCCATCCGTTAGTACTGGAAGCGGCGCTGTGCTTTGCCCGTGACCATCAGCAACCGCTTCTGGTTGAAGCCACCTCCAATCAGGTCGATCAGACCGGCGGTTACACCGGGATGACCCCCGCTGACTTTCGAGATTTTCTCTGGCAACTGGCGGATAGCTGCCAGTTCCCGCGTGAGCAGCTGATTCTGGGTGGGGATCATCTCGGCCCGAATCGCTGGCAAAAACAGCCTGCCGAGGTTGCGATGCAGCACGCGGAGGTGTTGATTGCGCATTATGTGCAGGCGGGGTTCAAGAAGATCCACCTGGATTGCAGCATGTCCTGCGCTGATGATCCGGTGCCGCTGACCGATGCAATCGTGGCACAGCGCGCCGCCCGCCTGGCGGCGATTGCCGAAGCCACCTGCCAGCAGCACTTTGGTTGCCGCGACCTGGTGTATGTAATTGGCACTGAAGTCCCGGTACCCGGCGGCGCGCACGAAACATTGACCGAATTAGCCGTCACCACCCCGGAAGCGGCACAGGCGACGCTGATGGCGCACCATCAGGCATTTGAGCAGCACGGGTTGTCAGCACTCTGGCCGCGTATCATCGGCCTGGTGGTACAGCCTGGCGTCGAGTTTGACCATACCCATATCATTGATTATCAGCCACAAAAAGCCCAACAGTTGTGCCAGTGGGCGGAAAGCGCCGGACGCCCGTTGTTTGAAGCCCACTCCACCGATTATCAAACCCCGCAAGCCTTGCGGCAGTTGGTGATCGACCATTTCGCCATCCTTAAAGTCGGGCCTGCACTGACGTTTGCCCTGCGGGAAGCGCTGTTTGCCCTGGCGGGTATTGAAGAAGAACTACTGAGCGCTAAAGCCTGCTCTCACCTGCGCACTGTTCTGGATGGCGTGATGCTCGACAAACCGGACTACTGGCATAGCCATTATCACGGCGACAGTGCCACCCGCCGTCTGGCTCGTGGCTTCAGCTATTCAGACCGCGTGCGTTATTACTGGCCAGATGCGCAGATTGCCGAGGCGTTTAAGGTGCTGATCCGCAATCTGGCCGATACCGCGCTACCGTTACCGCTGATCAGCCAATATCTGCCGTTACAGTATGGCAAGGTGCGCCAGGGCCAGTTGGCGGCATCGCCCCATGCCCTGCTGATCGACCATATCCAGGATGTGTTGCAGCAGTATCACCAGGCCTGTCAGCCAGCATAA
- a CDS encoding DeoR family transcriptional regulator, producing the protein MQHSDNPMEKSVAATSERREQIIQKLRQHGSVQVNDLATLYGVSTVTIRNDLAFLEKQGIAVRVYGGALICDNGTAAEPSVKDKSALNVSAKRSIASVAAELIKPGHRVILDSGTTTFEIARHMRQHQDVIAMTNGMNVANALVEAEGVEVLMTGGHLRRQSLSFYGDQADQSLQNYHFDLLFLGVDAIDLERGISTHNEDEARLNRRMCEVAERIIVVTDSSKFNRSSLHKIIDTQRIHMIITDDSIPQNSLEGLRKAGIDVVLVSQ; encoded by the coding sequence ATGCAGCATTCCGATAACCCAATGGAAAAAAGCGTGGCGGCCACCAGCGAGCGTCGCGAGCAGATCATTCAGAAATTACGCCAGCATGGCAGTGTGCAGGTGAATGACCTCGCCACCCTATACGGTGTTTCGACCGTGACCATCCGTAACGATCTGGCGTTTCTGGAGAAGCAGGGCATCGCGGTGCGGGTGTATGGCGGTGCGCTGATCTGCGATAACGGCACGGCGGCGGAACCTTCGGTCAAAGATAAAAGTGCGCTTAATGTGTCGGCGAAACGCAGCATCGCCAGCGTTGCCGCTGAGCTGATTAAACCGGGCCACCGGGTGATCCTCGATTCCGGCACCACCACCTTCGAGATTGCGCGTCATATGCGTCAGCATCAGGATGTGATCGCCATGACCAATGGTATGAACGTCGCCAATGCGCTGGTTGAAGCGGAAGGGGTCGAGGTGCTGATGACCGGCGGCCATTTGCGTCGCCAGTCGCTGTCCTTCTATGGCGACCAGGCCGATCAATCGTTGCAGAATTACCATTTTGATCTGCTGTTCCTTGGCGTGGATGCCATCGACCTGGAGCGCGGCATCAGTACCCACAATGAAGACGAAGCGCGTCTGAACCGCCGCATGTGTGAAGTGGCAGAACGCATCATCGTGGTGACGGATTCCAGCAAATTTAACCGCTCCAGCCTGCACAAAATCATTGATACCCAACGCATCCACATGATCATCACTGACGACAGCATTCCGCAAAACAGCCTCGAAGGGCTGCGCAAAGCGGGGATTGATGTAGTGCTGGTCAGCCAGTAA